The window AGTATAAATTTCTTAATGTTCATTACTTTGATAGctaatataattcaaatctaAGCATAAGCATATAACAAATGAAAATATCTTAATACATCCTGCATCATCTCTAGATGCAATTGTTGATTCAGTTAAGTTAAGAATTCGATTAACAGAATCCCAAATATAAAGCATAATCAAATGTCAATTCCCCAAAGGCATATGAAAATACAggtaaatgaaaatatataaactcaCCCATGAGCATCTTATAAACAAGCAATGGCTGTTCCAATTTCCACATCTGTTGCGAGAATTGAGCAATCTAGCGAACCAGTCACGATTGCTGGTTCAACATAAGAAAACAACTTAAAAAACATGTTCATAAATAAACCttataaaatctaacaataGAATGTTCAATAGAAAAATCAATTACCGCGACCATCGTTTATAAAACAAAGTGTCCTGCATGATTTAGTATGTGCTTTAACTTCCAGTAACCTTAAGAAACGGATagaaaacattatataatttctCAATCCGAGATAAtgttcaataatataatttagttatacAAATActcataaatttgtttgttattttctCGTCGAAACCAAtaactacattttttttttcaaatagccTTAAAACAGAGTGAAagacaaaaagaaaaacataactCCCACCTTTCTTAATCAGCAAAACAACAAGTGTATTCATTGAGAAATCGTCTTTCCCACTCAAATCAAGAAACCCAACCAGCCTATCAACCACCACACCTTTACAGATGCACAAAACATATCTCTTTAAGTAATTTtccttttcaatttttatagaTGAGTATGATCAAAGATATGATGATGAATGAGAGACTAACCGAAAGAATATAACACAAAGAAATGTCTTGATTGCAAGTTTTGCAACAAAAAATGGCGCATTCTGcatttgtattataaattttaaaaaaaaagttttgaaacaaaattttaatgacAAACAAGTtttaagtgtttccaaattggGGCATAATAGAGAATACTGACCTCTGCATCAACCTTGATGAACTTGGTGTCAAGATACCTTGGTGTAAAGGCCTTTAAATGCTTGTCCATTAATCCTAAAAAAGATTCAACAATTTCCAATCATTCACAGCCAGTATGcaacaaaatatacatatatttcagaaatgattatttataacattttagaaTTAACGGGGCCTATTTGAAAAAACTTTTTGTTTTCAGATCATGATCTTAATCTAGATACAGATGAGAactgataaaaaataataattcatgtcTAAGAAAGTTCTATTTCCAAACATTATCTAAAAATGTTTCCAAATTGTCAGAATTGAAtagtataaatatttcaaaccaAACAAGCTTCCAAGTCATATGAACGCACTGATGAGGCTAGCTTGATTATATCAACAGAAATGAAGATATTTTGTTGAATCTTCTCAGTGTAACAATGAAATGGTTCCTCAGAAAAGATATCAATGATGTTCACGAGAGATCATCAAGTGGATATGCATGCATAAGCTTCAAATGTAAGGTTCACCCTTCATGTGATTGTAATGCATGAGATTGATAGAAGAAATGAAGGAAATTTGGATCTACTCaattaaactcaaatcaaaGAGATGGGTCTTCTTATTCAAGCATCAAATAGATGAAATGCCTAGCTGGATTTTAGTTTCAACATCTATTCACCAAAAACCTTGTTATGTTTAAATGTGGATAAGGTTATGTTTAGTTCGGGAGATTGGAATTAGGGGTCcaattacaaataatttgtttgttaacaacttaaaataaagattagaattataattcaaatggaattGAATGTATACTGTTTTTTAAGTTTTAGCTCCATCATTTTCACTTAGGAATTGAAATTCCatgatttctttaaaaataagaacataattacaaattatagATCGAATTGCAATTATGAAGTGtgaaatatgtaattaaaaCAATCATCTACATCCAATTCCATTGGTAATTCTTCAAACAAACAAAGGATATGGAATTGGACTCGAATTCCAGttctaatttcattttttttggaaaaaacgagttctcgtcatttcattaaaaattcccaaaaatggggaaaaaaaccacgagtttaagagatcattatagacaggcctagaataattttaaagtcataatattctgaataaaagctaaaaagctaaaaatgtaaatgaattatctgattacaatgctttcaattctagggagtttaaaaaatgataaattccagttcctacagatattccgtTTCTGCTTCGTGCATGAAATTCTTGTTCACGTTCCCACAAGGGCTctacaatccgatacaatatctttccataactcttcaatactcctgcgggttctgccatatatccttgcattccgtttttgccaaatgttatacaccactgctccaaagccgcacttgaacacgtttgttgcaaatctatttccattggctttgagtagtgctgcatctttgatttcattccattcgctcgggaaactgatcagctccaggcttttatagaatttgtcccaaagctctgaagcaatacagtagctcccgaataggtgatctatggtttcttcatttcctctacatagaagacagttcgtgttcgggatgctcatatacttgctgatacgatcacgagtgtcgAGTCTTTCCTAgtaggcgagccataggatgaactggtgtctagggataatcttcgttgaccaaacaagaggagcccattctactttctgtgttttcaaattttgtatgtACCGTGCATAGCTTATATTGTCTTAAGCTTTCTATAGGGCTTGATGATGTGGTTTATTTACATAATTCTACTATATttgtaataacattataaaatatgggctaatcaaattgttttatctcttcaaaaatcattttaaattttaaatactagGGATAGTTTGGTCATTCAATCAAAATAAACctttttttatctcaaactgaattatttgaaaatatttgtctttttttgaaaaaacccaatatcaaacaagctctatgAAGAATTGAATCTTTTACTatacttttttttctaaacaCATAAGAAAAGAGGACATGATTAGAAGGAAAGTAAAGAGGAAAGAAGGAAAAACTCTTTACTTGCATCTATAGAACTCCATATGGTAGAAGTTATGGTAGAAGTGACAAATGACGGTTTTTCAGTTCTAGTGACTTCTCCCATGAATAACATATGcttataaatttctttaatgAACCCAAATAATTCCAAATTCTCGAACGAAGAGGTATATTTTCGAGGACTTCGACCCGAATATATGTCATTTATCACCTCGATTCAAGGATTGGCGCAATAGCCTTGGCTCGAGGAGTTCGAAATCTCTTGTCATCTCAAGAGTCGTTGGTCGCACAAATGACTAGAACGAGTATAAATGAGGAGTCGAACAATGCGTTATCCATGAAGAAATCAAGCTGGAAAAAGAGAAAgtcgaagaaggaagaaacatgtcaggattcttcaaatattcctaAGAAGCCACTTAAGTATTTCAGGTGCGGCAAGACTAGACACTAGAAAA is drawn from Impatiens glandulifera chromosome 3, dImpGla2.1, whole genome shotgun sequence and contains these coding sequences:
- the LOC124930448 gene encoding thioredoxin domain-containing protein PLP3B-like; translation: MGEVTRTEKPSFVTSTITSTIWSSIDARLMDKHLKAFTPRYLDTKFIKVDAENAPFFVAKLAIKTFLCVIFFRLVGFLDLSGKDDFSMNTLVVLLIKKAIVTGSLDCSILATDVEIGTAIACL